The Canis aureus isolate CA01 chromosome 15, VMU_Caureus_v.1.0, whole genome shotgun sequence genome includes the window tatggattttagggggaatctctctatctcctggatctgaatgcctgtttctcttcccaagttagggaagttctcagctatgatttgttcaaatacactttctggtcctctgtcccttttggcgccctcgggaaccccaattaaatgtggatttttccttctgaggctgtcatttatttcctttaacctatcctcatggtcttttaattgtctttctcttttttcctcagtttccatccttgccatccacttgtcttctatgtcactcactcattcttctacctcgttaaccctcatcgttaggacctccagtttggattgcatctcatttaattgatttttaatttcggcctgattagatctaaatctgcagtcatgaagtctcttgaatcctttatgcttttttctagagccaccagtagctttataattgtgcttctgaattggctttctgacattgagttgtattcgaaattttgtaactctgtgggagagaggactgtttctgattctttgttttgaggtgagtttttccttctagtcagtttgctcagtgcagagtggccaacaacatgttgtactggaaaaaggaggaaaacagaaaaaacaaagtaaaaaagaataaaaaagggggtggggaaacaacagaaacaaacaggaaagaaagaacaaagggagtatcctctgattctatatactgtaaatccctcgacttcccctggaactttccagtggtgcttggtcaataacttgcttttcccctgaccTTCCAactggccttctgggggaggggcctgctgtgctgattctcaggtgtgtgcacctgggggagctgcccagccctctGCCAGGTCTACAGTTCAGTGGGAttctttatcctgtgaggcccttgCTCAggcccaggtacagggtgacaccaggagggacaaccacagtggcggcggccagctgtccagccctggagtcagctcccacagtaactactgcaaCTCCTAGAGCACACGGGACTGGGTGCTCCGGGGTAGGGGCACGATCTGcacagctctgggcctggctgCAGGAGTGACccggctgtcctgtgtcctcccagcctctgcctgtcctgggggagccccggatcctcggctgtgtcccctggtgccctgggctccgggcctgcaacactgtgaatggacctaaagtaccatgttgtgtaatttaaaagcatcagagtcaattttgtgtaaagttaacttatcctttattacaataaaactctATAAGCCAGGGATTTGTACTATGGGACTTGGGTAAATAAACGAAGGAgatttggctaaaaaaaaaaaaaaaaaaaaaaaaaaaaaaaaaaaaattctataagccattatacaggttaaaggttaaagaaaaactcaaaatatagaaacagtgaaataaCAGGGGAGGGCAAGCCCCTGTTGGGCTGCAGCCATCACGAGCCCCgcggtgggagctggggcgggcccCCGAGGTGGTCAGGGGGCTGCTAAGGGGGCTGCTAACGGGTCAAAGCAGGTTGTTCCGGAGGCAGGTTGCAGGTCTGGCCCTCTGGGGACCCCGATTGCAGGCACCAGGGCCTACTCCTCCGGGGTGGCCATGGGAGCAGGGGGCTCCTCCTCATCGTGGCAAGGAACCATAGGTTCGACCAACACGTGCACCACCTTCACCTCAGGAACCAGCATCTCTGCCTTGACCAGGTCCTCATCTCCAGCAGCCACTATCCCTTCAGACCCTGAACCTTCCCCAGGCTCCACAGTGGGAGATGGGGCGGGCTCTTCGGGTGGCTCAACGGGTTGCTCCATCCCCGAGGCCAGTTGCTCCATCGAGTTAGGTGGTGGCGGGGGCACATCCACAACCTCGAGAGCAGGGGGTGGCGCCTGCTCCTCAtccagggctcccaggggtgcaggggactcctgcagggcagcagtgaccactatctgcaggggctttGCCTCCCCAGCAGGCGGCTCATCGcaggccaagccctcagccccagcagccaggccccacggggcagcaggccccacggTCGGAGCTGGGGTGCGCTGCAGAGTGGGTTCAGGGTGTTTTCCTCGGGCCAAAGCTGTagatccaagaagacaaagtatcaccacCAGGACGGACTGTCCACGTCCCTCCCAAAtcaaggccactcttcccacccctccccgtgtgtgagggcaagagccctgggaggtgtccccaggctgcagcccgtggggtggggtgtgagcccacccctgctcctggccCAGCTGCACGGAGGCTGCATCTGCGggccccaccctgtccccagctcggccacccccagtcctcctcacccccagcctctcgctccgctgcatggaggcgtctgaattgcctcaggtgacgcagggcccggagatgcgcatctgtgcctggcatgtgctgtcttagTATTTGGAGGAGTTTTATaagggagggaaattctgggaacTGATGAAAGTCGTCCCCATAATAATTCAACCATATTTGCATCATGaaggagatggccctggggagggacaggcgggcacaggcgtcagaagacagggctctgtcacatgcaggtgtcccggggaagccctgcaggacccggggcCCGGCTTCCCGCGCGGGGTGTCGgaggccagtcctgctcctcgtccccctgccacctggtggtcctgcctgccacaggcctgctccccgaggaggggctgggatgcagcctctgtgtggggagcccaggcccagcggggtgaccatcagcgtctctcctggggaagcggggctccctcctcagcctggtccctgcccacctgccccttgagtccaccggcaggcatcgggggacggggggcgtctggcctgtcattgccctcactgcacacactgtcgctctgggaagctccaaggcaggagggctcgggctctgtgtcctgccaggccttgccaggagccgcctaggaccgccaccttccctcctgtggctctgggctgcctccctcccgaggggcccccgggggtgtccttccactgactctaatctcgcttctcccacggggcgggggccgcctggtccgggagccctcaccggccctcctgagcacctgctgtaccCCCGGGGCAGCTGTACCAGATTGGAgagtgcgatgctccccaccccctctgctctgggtcccaggtgtggggcagagagagggttgggggggatggagaaggtctccctgaggggtcccagtgcctcccaccaaACCCGCACCCCATCCACCGCTCTCCTTCgctcttttccagaaggggccttagaccttttccctgtcacaggaattgcagatgtgtggggtgagggtgcagcccccccccagccccacagccccctcgctgccctcctggagagggaaggccctcctgcaggagccggagtcactcacagtttccagcacTGCAGGACCACATCGTTGTTACCCCAGGCATCTGCGATGTACCCATACCTAGAGGAGGGTGGGGGCATCCCATGAATCGTGCTGGGGACGTGACgtctcatcatgggggctgtcaccctctgaccccgactaggccggagccccgggggccgtcagctctgtgcgtgaggccacgggcagctcccggagaagcgcccgcacctgctggggcctcctgaaggcttgagcatgaaagggtccggccaggcccatggcccataTCCTAGTGGGCttggggggtcccggggtcccccggtctggctgccccaggacacagacccccgatagactctcaaacctccctttcaatggggaaacaggccactcaggaccctggtgacagagggctggggggggaggaggcacaggcctggtcacggggaggaggacggctgctgagcacaggcacagcccctctggccgacccgccacaggccaggccccggggctgccctccaggaccccgctaggccctgggggaccctgctccaggcgggggagcagcccgaggccgggaagctcacaccatccccagcctccccagcagcaggtggcccagccctgggctgcggaggggcaggtgctcactcggtgaacagcaggtccagcacctcgtccgtggtgGCGAATTGATGGTAATCTTCCAGGAAGCTGTGGACATAGATGACGTCCCtgcgctgcaaggcgagcagcagttgtcggactttgtgctccagcagctccgtccgggTGAGCTTGGTCAGGACGATCCGATGCCCCTgcccggccgcggcccctgcaccctgaggtgggacagaggggacgtgcagcctgcagggagccgccgggaggcctgggatcccgccccggcaggccctgcgctggggccccgtgggcttgaggagctggggctccctctcccgctcaagctccctgcctgtctcttacacaaacaggaccaactatgcaatagagaaacaatctcagaggataaatgttcaaaatatttggatcagtacaaggacctccagagacacagagagagagagaccgagagaggcagccgcacagacggagggagaagcagcccgtgcagggagcccaggcggggctcgatcccgggcctcggagatcaggcctgggggaaggcaggcgctaacccccgggggaccaggcctcccctgagggctctattctgatgttcccacacatctgtgcgcagggactctgcatctggcccaggcaggggcagggccaggggggcaggtgtggggaggggggatccagactcatgtgggagcaggagtgtcggggggcccagggggtagcaggctggcttctgggacccggggccCTTCCTGCCGCATCGGGGCCcgggtgtcggggggcccagcccctgcactcaccctgagcccgcgctggcctctgGTAGCTGCAcagggcacctccctgctcctggaggcggtGGGGCAGACGACCCCTTCGTCCCGCTCGCACCCCACGAcccgggtggagctctgtggagacagtgcccggcagccaggcaggaggcctcagcgcccggtctggccccctcggctgggccgcacccccagctgcctccacccagacaccccacagtgCAGGCGGCACCCACCGCCCCCGGGGACAGCAAAGGGATGCGGCTGCAGGGCTTCGGGGTGACTCCGGGGCgggtagaggacctcaggaaccctgtttcccccctgcccacctcgacatcagggtgaccctgaagggatccccggggaacctgccgccctgcagcgtcccccagcctggatgggacctgcccacacatccctggttccctgaacctgaggaggaggggatggggctcccaggatggtggcaccgggggcctggcctggcctgcgtgggttacctgacggcgcctcctGATCACCGCCCTGACACCTTGGTACCTATGCTGGAGCCACTGCCTACAGCATAGGAACAAGccgcacccctggggttcctgggagccagagcccccagacgtgggccggcagcaagagaacatcctccagtagcagatgtctccagccaagtgagcctgagctggggctgcactggatgcgggtgcctggttaccggggttccaagttctgttgggctctgtgacacggcagtgacctcacttcctgggaccccctccctgacccactcctggaggaagctgcaggggcagcgCTCGTGCTGCCAACGCCCCCCTCCCTGTAGGCAatggcctgtgcacacagggacacaaccacacccctgtccacaggccccggggaaggactgtgtgcacccagggccccagcttggacacacacctgggttcagacacgACTGTCCAGTCTTCCCCGGTTTGACCCCGGAGAAGCTGTTGTGCCCGTCGGGGATGGTCTGCATCTTGCCTGTGGGATAGGGAGTGTCCTAGCGGGTGCTtcccccagatgtccccaggccactgtggcctcatatctatgtccttggaggcgggtgtcacctgcaggacatacctccacccacacgttcttccttggtgtgtacatgcgtcCAGGCCCACGAGGTCCTGTGTGCACAGGACTAACACACTAATGTTACCTATATGGCAGGGCTGTTTAGCtgtaaaatactgcaaaaaactACCTATTACAATGTCTGCTATTTATTGGTGTCACCAGTGATGTTGATgataagagtcttttaaaaagatacttttattttaaggttATACTTTATTATACAGCTCTAAAGCCACACATGTTTTAACATCCTAAATCCACATTGGGCCAGAACAGCTGGCTGATAAATAGATTACATTCCAAATATGTGTCAGTAGACACCattagccaaattaaaaaaaaagaataatagaaaaagagaggcacTTTCTAGGGACAGTGTCCTTTACATCTCAAGACTATGTCTTGTTTTTTACATGTGGTATCTTATAGTAGTTggaatttttggtattttaaataaagggattattttcctaacacacacacacacacacacacacacacacacacacgggcaccggtaccctcattctggaggcccagaagatgacagtccccccggggcagggatgggcaatagctccccacgatcctaggctcctgaatccaaggcaaaccctacagAAGGTGTCGGGGTCTTGGCCTAGAAGGGGTGAGGCCGTCCTCATCCTGAACCCCTGCCTGTCGTGCGTTCCGGGCCCTTCCCTCGTTTCCCCTGGGTGAGCTGTGGACGGCGGTGCCCCCAGTGGGTCGCCCTGACCTGGGCCCTAGGAAACCTGCCGTCAGTCGCAGAACTGAACGTAGACAGGAGGCCCTGACTCTCCAGCCTGACCCCGACTGAACTGAAATCATGTGGTGTGTGCACGCACACTGACCAAGAAACAGAGACACggacacacacgcagacacatgtGCAGAACCAGGAAgttggcagaggagaagcaacatcattgaagatcattaaataaaaaaagaaagaaagctgattctcgaatggagaaaatggagcaattaaagtagaatcatgaaaaaataattcatcaaaccaaaaaacagaaagagggatAAAGAGGCAGGAGCACATCGGTGACACAAAGCGGCAAGCCTCGAATGTCAGGATGATCGTGCCTCACGGACTCCACGGAACACAAGTCAAGCAACAAGCAGCACCTTCCAGCAAAGGCCTAAGTggattattttgtgttgttttgatttaaagatttttatttctttattcatgagagtgacagagagtgagagaggcagagacataggccgagggagaagcaggctccatgcagggaggccgacgtgggactcgatcccagggccccaggatcaggccctgggccggaggtggatactcaacccctgagtcacttGGGGGGTCTAGACTAAGCTAATTAAAATTTACAAGTGATTGTGAATACTCTGTTTGTAAtgtggtgaaatttctgtttactaagaaagagagggcaccctgggtggctcagcggtttagtgcatcTTCACCTTacaccaaatacaaaaactaactcaaaatggattaaatctaAATGCAGGAAATAAACTAAaacctcttagaagaaaacatgcagaTAATCTTTTGACCTTGATTTTCGCATAGAATACTTCAATATGGCACAAAAAGTACTGGACTTCAGTGTTAAATGCTCTTGTTCTTCAAAgaacataataatgaaaataaaaaagcaatccatataatgggataaaatgtttgtaaatcatatacCTAATGAGAAACTTATttccagaatatatgaaaagcACTGATAAGTCAATAATAAGTACAAaaagctcaatttaaaaaaaatgggcaaaggatatataaatagacatttatccaaGGAAGATCAGAAATTGCTGATAATTACTTGACAAGATACCCgacacattttcaattttcattgtatCCATTCCCAAAGCATCTAACCATACCGTGAAATAGACTCCTATATGTACCACACCGTACAGAACAGTGCCGCTTCCTAGATACTCAATGCAGTTGTTCCTCAGGACAATCCTATAAAATAGGTATCAtggtgcccattttatagatgaggaaattgaggaaaaggTACCTCATCAGAGTTTTACAAAGAGCAGGACGTAGAACTAGGATTTCATCTCAAACTTTTATTAAGTCCACAAGTCCAAAGATGACTTTTAGAGCTGTAAACTAagtattatattaatgtttttgtctattcagagtttttcaactacaaggaatctgaatttataaattgtaagttttctagaaatatttgctttttctaaatgaTCAGAATAATTAGCAAAgttctattcttatattttcataatctccTACATATGTAGGTTTATAGATCTTCATCCTTTCTCATTATAATAAGGCTTCATTCAAatttctgtcctccttcctttttggtGGATTAAGATTGATGAGATTTGGtggattaagatttcatttagaaattaataattttattttattaatattttatatttagaaacattttaaataaatatacttaacaatggatttactctactttttatttttatccattattttatttcagttattattataagatgttttaaataattatttcttctgaaattctgggaaaagtttacattatttttattatttctattctattctattttatttatttatttttagagagagagggagggagagagagagagagagagaaaccacaggagttgagagggagaggcagagggagagagagagagagaattataagcaggatccacacccagtgtgatgtgggactccatctcatgaccctgagacatgatctgagccaaaatcaagagtagaacgcttaaccaactgagccatccaggtgcccctactatctctattttaaaaagctttagcaaaatttttctaagtgaatgaatgttactattctcttttttgccattatttttcatttatagggCAAGGTCAGTTCCCATCTGATGGATGTCAATAACCATAGCTGATGATGATACTTGGTAATACGCTTTGTTTGACTGCACAGTAGTAGAATCCTCTTTGCAGACCTGCGGCTGGCAAGACAATTGTTTCAACCTCCAGTTACCATTAGGCTCATATCAATCATATTTCTTCTACAGGAAGGGTGGCATCTTTCACTTCATATTCTAGATTCTATATTGTCTCTGTGCAGGGGATGCAACATTATCCCTCTTTGGATGGAATACTAGTTGAAATCACCAGTCTCCTTTCATAAAGGATTGCACTGCACTGTACTGCATATCCCACACTATTCAATCAATTCATTATTAGTTCTATTTTCTAactatttttttcagaaacttaaagatatttaaattggcatataaatccaaaaaagaactccacagaatattttgtgaaaaagacaCCTGGATACAGTGCTAGAGATGGTGTTGTCACAGTGCTTCTTCAGAGATACTTGGCACAGTGCAGcaagagttaaatgaaaaatgagaaaccatttgAACGGTGACTACATTTAGAAATCTATCCTAAAGAAACCATTAAAGATATTCAGAatgtatatttagtattatttagatCAGTAAGATAACAGCtggaattacatatttaaaacaaaggcacttaaaaataattatgtgttatatgtgcgataaagcattaaattctacccttgaaaacAACATTACACTATGCCTTAActaacaagaattaaaataaaaacttaaatgaacaaaaataaaaatacaggataaaataACACTGTTAGAGATTATAAGGAGTTCCCGAAAATCTTTTATTAGTGAAATTCATTAACATGAAAATACTCCAAagttaatgttaaatgaaataaggggttaaaaactgaaacagaatatGTATATTGCAGAGAGATGAAAGATAGCATTTTGAGGTGActgttattattctcttttttttcaagattttccaggttttttatgATATGTATAAATCACTTCTATCACCTAAAACTTATGATTAAATTATTGTAACAATAAGTTGGAATTaattttattggttaatttttcttcattctctgaatttATTCTGGATACATATTGATGAGCAATCAAAGTTCAATGTACTCTTGTACATTGTTAGCTGTAGACTTTATTTGTTCTCTCATCTTATATGGAAGGCAACAATACAAACTTACTATAACACCACTACCAGTTTCTTTGTATATTATGGTTtgtgtaaattaaatgaaattaattaaatattaattattaaatattttatgtagtcaCCAGTGGGGAATGCAATGAGCAATAGAAAGGATACATTTGCAATTATGTGTCTTTGTATATacatgattataaataaatatttctgaggcATTAAGATGACTCAACTTTCAGTACTTTACTATAACACTGTCCagtcagtataattattttttaaaattggtttttaaaattttttaattaattgtaatAGCTTCAAAAATGGATATATTATGGAATtgtctcaaaaacttaaaaacagaatgacTATGAACTAGCAATAGCACTATTAGGtattaaatgatacaaaaatactagttcaaaaatacacatgcaccctgatgtttatagcagcattatctacaacagccaaattatggaagcagtccaagtgtccatcaactgataatggaaaaagaagatgtgggggatccctggatggctcagcgatttagcgcctgccttcaggccatggtcctggagtcctgggatcgagtcccacgtcgggttccctgcatggagcctgcttctccctctgcctgtgtctctgcctcttgctctctctgtgtctctcatgaataaataactaaaaatcttaaattaaagatatatagatatatagatatagatacatagtgtgtgtatatatatacatacatatatatatatgtgtatgtatatatatacaatcatatggttcttgtttttcctcttgatgatctgatcaatcacattgattgctttacgagtgttgaaccagccttgcatcccagggataaatcccacttggtcatggtgaataatcttcttaatgtactgttggatcctattggctggtatctcgttgagaatgtttgcatctgtgttcctcagggatattggtctctaattctcctttttggtggggtctttgtctggttttgggattaaggtgatgctggcctcatagaaggagtttggaagtacttcatctctttctatctttcagaacagctttagtagaataggtatggtttcttctttaatggtttgatagaattcccctgggaagccatctggccctggacttttgtgtcttgggagatttttgatgactgcttcaatttcctctggttatcggcctgttcaggttttctatttcttcctgttccagttttggtagtttgtggttctccagaaatctgtccatttcttctagattgcctaatttattggcatatagctgctcatactaagttttaaaaatcgtttgcatttccttggtgttggtgctgatctctcctttctcattcatgattttattaatttgagtcttctctctcttctttttaataaggctggctaatggtttatctatcttattaattctttcaaagaaccaactcctggttttgtggatctgttccacagttcttctggtctccatttcgttgagttctgctcgaatccttattaactctcttcttctgctgggtgtaggttctatttgctgttttgtttccagctcatttaggtgcgaggttagctttcgtatttgggttctctccagtttttggatggatgcttgtgttgcaatgtatttcctactcaggactgcttttgctgcatcccaaagattttgaacggttgcatcttcattctcattagtttccatgaatctttttaattcttccctgattttctggttgaccctttcatcttttacaggatggtccttaaccccgacgtgtttgaaatcctttcaaacttcttgtgatatagttctagtttcaaagcattatggtctgaaactatgcaggggacgatccctaTCTTTtagtatcggttaagacctgatttgtgacccagtatgtggtctattctggagaaagctccatgtgcacttgagaagaatgtgtattcagttgtgtttggatgtaaagttctgtagatatctgtgaaatccatctggtccagtgtagcatttaaagctcttgtttcctgggagatgttgtgcttagaagaactgccaattgtagaaagcgctatattccagtcaccaagtataagtgttttattatctatgtatgtcttaactttggttagtAATTGATTGATAGACTTGGCGGCTCCCGCATtcggagcataaatattcatgactgttaggtcctcttgttggatagatcctttaagtatgatatagtgtccctcttcatctctcactacagtctttgggacacaCTTCAAtttctctgatataaggatggctacccctgctttcttttgaggaccatttgaatggtccatggttctccaaccttttattttcaggctgtaggtgtccttatgtctaaaatgagtctcttgaagacagcaaatagatgggtcttgctttttttatccagtctgaaaccctgtgccttttgatggggtcattaagcccattcacgttcagagttactattgaaaggtaggaatttagtgtcatcatgatacctattcagtccctgtttttgtggattgttcccttggacctcctctt containing:
- the LOC144283950 gene encoding uncharacterized protein LOC144283950, whose translation is MMQIWLNYYGDDFHQFPEFPSLIKLLQILRQHMPGTDAHLRALRHLRQFRRLHAAEREAGALARGKHPEPTLQRTPAPTVGPAAPWGLAAGAEGLACDEPPAGEAKPLQIVVTAALQESPAPLGALDEEQAPPPALEVVDVPPPPPNSMEQLASGMEQPVEPPEEPAPSPTVEPGEGSGSEGIVAAGDEDLVKAEMLVPEVKVVHVLVEPMVPCHDEEEPPAPMATPEE